From one Lycium ferocissimum isolate CSIRO_LF1 chromosome 7, AGI_CSIRO_Lferr_CH_V1, whole genome shotgun sequence genomic stretch:
- the LOC132064480 gene encoding disease resistance protein RPV1-like isoform X2, which translates to MYPSEVRKQKGCFEQSFLMYEERYKSGTDKVKEWKAALSEVADLGGMVLQNQSDGCESRFIQEIVKVVARKLNRAVLSVAVHPVGIDSRVRDINLWLQDGSTSVDIMAIYGMGGIGKSTLAKTAYNLNVDKFDGSSFLADVNKTSERHNGLVSLQRQLLSNVLGKKVEKIYNVDEGVIKIQEAIRCRRILLVLDDVDDRDQLNAVLGMREWFYPGSKIIITTRNQHLFNASEVCRCKMYKVTPLNAQESIRLFSWHAFLKEKSSEDHEDLSENVILHCKGIPLALKVLGSSLCDRSIEVWESALRKLKEIPDNKILEKLRISYDLLPDDDVQNLFLDIVCFLVGKDKDYAVTILDGCGFFSVVGIQILSDRCLIEIDKDKLKVHSLIQDMGREIIRLESPWEPQKRSRVWRYRDSFDILSAKTGTAEIEGLVLDKGMPTKLSKVVKSIRSYYFSEDTGLVGPRKRCKNMEHFDDASAEVSNSIEFEADAFSRMQKLRIFQLSYVRFTGFYSMFPKSLRLLCWSGFHMKTIPEDLPLESLVALEMKKSCLEKPWKGIKILRSLKILNFSHSHFLKRTPDFSGLPHLKTLILKDCIKLVKIHESIGCLDGLVYLNLRDCKNLRKLPGSFCKLKSLEKLNISGCSKLVTSAIELGKLESLTTLQADGMNFGNANSSRARWQTWSSKLRRSPDYNQFSFSSLSSSLVRLSLAKCNLTDDALSFGLNNLPSLCFLNLSENLIYNLPLSIKTLGMLQDLWLDGCPSLRSLPELPPSLVELKAVRCSSLETVTNLPNLMSNLFLDVMESENLSEISGIFKLKPIDNFEVEILNTLGLLLKLDNTADTVVEIFNRFTNTKRIYSIQQGLYEFGIFSTYFPGNEVPSWFNNKSEQSMLTLKVDSLPYINITGLIICVVYARSSPRKFRYFGDGHTFYIKVQNITKGLKWIYAPSFIGIPGENNRLTFLCHWKFGKYLQTGDQINVSLPCWSNTFKMKEFGVTLAYNKPELDQSSASTSEARVLAIQRIPISDYQSEESVMVGFMPSYQLAVHRYYLSHPDYFVIRDNADSVVRSILNDKLFEDDYVQTAGSSDEAGPEEVDDDDSIFDYDEDEDDEATLAELEKILQRSW; encoded by the exons ATGTATCCATCAGAAGTCAGGAAACAAAAAGGGTGTTTTGAACAATCTTTTTTAAtgtatgaagagagatataagTCTGGGACCGATAAGGTGAAGGAATGGAAGGCTGCTCTATCAGAAGTTGCTGATTTGGGAGGAATGGTATTACAGAATCAATCTGATGG GTGTGAGTCGAGGTTTATTCAAGAGATTGTGAAGGTGGTGGCAAGAAAACTAAATCGCGCAGTTTTAAGTGTTGCTGTCCACCCAGTTGGAATAGATTCTCGAGTTAGAGACATAAATCTCTGGTTGCAGGATGGATCAACAAGTGTTGATATTATGGCTATATATGGTATGGGGGGAATAGGTAAATCTACACTTGCGAAGACTGCTTACAATCTTAACGTTGACAAATTTGATGGCAGTAGCTTTCTTGCCGATGTGAATAAAACTTCAGAAAGACATAATGGTCTGGTAAGTCTACAAAGACAACTTCTTTCAAATGTTCTAGGGAAGAAGGTGGAAAAGATATACAATGTCGATGAAGGAGTCATCAAGATTCAAGAGGCCATCCGTTGCAGAAGAATTCTTCTTGTTCTCGATGATGTGGATGATAGAGATCAGTTAAATGCTGTTCTTGGGATGCGAGAATGGTTTTATCCTGGCAGTAAAATTATCATAACAACCAGAAATCAGCACCTGTTTAATGCTAGTGAGGTCTGCAGATGTAAGATGTATAAGGTCACGCCATTGAATGCTCAAGAATCGATTCGACTCTTCAGCTGGCATGCTTTTCTAAAAGAAAAATCTTCAGAAGATCATGAGGACCTTTCAGAAAATGTGATACTTCATTGTAAAGGGATTCCTTTAGCTCTCAAAGTTTTAGGTTCTTCTCTTTGTGACAGAAGTATAGAGGTGTGGGAGAGTGCATTGAGGAAGCTAAAGGAAATCCCTGACAATAAGATCCTGGAAAAACTCAGAATCAGCTACGATTTGCTGCCAGATGATGATGTACAGAATCTATTCCTCGATATCGTCTGTTTCCTTGTTGGGAAGGATAAAGACTATGCAGTTACTATACTCGATGGATGTGGTTTTTTCTCAGTAGTAGGAATTCAGATTCTTTCAGATAGATGTCTGATCGAAATCGACAAGGATAAGCTGAAAGTGCATTCATTGATTCAAGATATGGGAAGAGAAATTATCCGCCTAGAATCCCCTTGGGAGCCTCAGAAAAGAAGCAGAGTTTGGCGATACAGAGATTCCTTCGATATCTTGAGTGCAAAAACT GGAACTGCAGAAATTGAAGGCCTAGTTCTTGACAAGGGAATGCCCACAAAATTGTCCAAAGTAGTTAAGTCTATCAGATCATATTACTTCAGTGAAGATACTGGTCTGGTAGGTCCTAGAAAACGCTGTAAGAATATGGAGCATTTTGATGATGCCAGCGCAGAAGTTTCAAACAGTATAGAATTTGAAGCTGATGCATTTTCCAGAATGCAGAAGCTGAGGATATTCCAGCTTAGTTATGTAAGATTCACTGGATTCTATAGTATGTTTCCAAAAAGTCTAAGATTACTGTGTTGGTCTGGATTTCATATGAAGACCATTCCGGAGGATCTCCCTCTAGAGAGCCTGGTTGCCcttgaaatgaaaaaaagttGTTTGGAAAAACCTTGGAAgggaattaag ATTCTCAGATCATTAAAGATCCTCAACTTTAGTCATTCCCATTTCCTAAAAAGAACTCCTGATTTTTCTGGACTTCCCCATCTGAAAACTTTGATCCTGAAAGACTGCATTAAGTTGGTCAAGATTCATGAATCAATTGGATGCCTTGACGGACTCGTCTATCTGAACTTGAGAGACTGCAAGAATTTAAGGAAGCTCCCTGGAAGCTTTTGTAAGCTCAAATCTTTAGAAAAACTTAATATCTCTGGCTGTTCTAAACTAGTTACATCAGCAATAGAGTTAGGCAAGTTAGAATCTTTGACAACCCTACAGGCTGATGGAATGAATTTTGGTAATGCAAATTCATCGAGGGCCCGCTGGCAAACTTGGTCATCAAAGTTGAGAAGATCCCCAGATTATAACCAGTTTTCATTCTCTTCTTTATCAAGTTCGCTCGTTAGATTAAGTCTTGCTAAATGCAACTTAACAGATGACGCTTTATCCTTTGGCCTCAACAACCTCCCCTCGTTATGCTTCTTGAATCTAAGCGAAAACTTGATTTACAACCTGCCTCTGAGTATCAAAACTCTTGGTATGCTCCAAGACCTTTGGTTAGATGGATGTCCGAGCCTCCGTTCTCTGCCAGAGCTTCCTCCAAGCCTAGTTGAGCTGAAGGCAGTTAGATGCTCATCACTGGAAACAGTTACAAATCTACCAAACCTAATGTCAAATCTCTTTTTAGATGTCATGGAAAGTGAGAATTTAAGTGAGATTTCAGGAATTTTCAAGCTAAAGCCCATTGATAATTTTGAAGTGGAAATATTGAATACTCTAGGCCTGCTTCTCAAGCTGGATAACACAGCAGATACAGTGGTGGAAATATTTAATAGGTTCACTAACACAAAAaggatatattcaattcaacag GGACTCTATGAATTTGGCATCTTCAGTACTTATTTTCCAGGAAATGAGGTTCCAAGCTGGTTCAACAACAAAAGTGAACAGAGCATGTTGACCCTGAAAGTAGATTCACTTCCTTATATCAACATAACAGGCCTGATCATTTGTGTTGTCTATGCACGTTCTAGTCCTCGCAAATTTCGCTATTTTGGTGACGGGCATACATTTTATATCAAAGTCCAAAACATTACAAAGGGCCTTAAGTGGATTTATGCCCCATCATTCATTGGCATTCCAGGAGAGAACAACAGGTTGACATTTTTATGCCACTGGAAGTTTGGGAAGTATTTACAAACTGGTGATCAGATTAATGTTTCATTGCCTTGTTGGAGTAATACTTTTAAGATGAAAGAGTTTGGAGTTACCCTTGCATATAACAAGCCAGAATTAGACCAGTCCTCAGCATCTACTAGTGAAGCAAGAGTGCTTGCAATACAACGTATTCCAATTAGTGATTATCAATCCGAAGAAAGTGTCATGGTAGGCTTTATGCCTTCATATCAGTTGGCGGTTCATCGTTACTACCTTTCTCACCCTGACTACTTTGTGATCCGCGACAATGCAGATTCAGTTGTGAGGTCAATTTTGAATGACAAATTGTTTGAGGATGATTATGTGCAGACTGCAG GGTCTAGTGATGAAGCAGGACCAGAAGAagtagatgatgatgatagcaTCTTTGATTACGAtgaggatgaagatgatgagGCTACACTAGCAGAGTTAGAGAAGATATTGCAAAGATCTTGGTGA
- the LOC132064480 gene encoding disease resistance protein RPV1-like isoform X1, giving the protein MYPSEVRKQKGCFEQSFLMYEERYKSGTDKVKEWKAALSEVADLGGMVLQNQSDGCESRFIQEIVKVVARKLNRAVLSVAVHPVGIDSRVRDINLWLQDGSTSVDIMAIYGMGGIGKSTLAKTAYNLNVDKFDGSSFLADVNKTSERHNGLVSLQRQLLSNVLGKKVEKIYNVDEGVIKIQEAIRCRRILLVLDDVDDRDQLNAVLGMREWFYPGSKIIITTRNQHLFNASEVCRCKMYKVTPLNAQESIRLFSWHAFLKEKSSEDHEDLSENVILHCKGIPLALKVLGSSLCDRSIEVWESALRKLKEIPDNKILEKLRISYDLLPDDDVQNLFLDIVCFLVGKDKDYAVTILDGCGFFSVVGIQILSDRCLIEIDKDKLKVHSLIQDMGREIIRLESPWEPQKRSRVWRYRDSFDILSAKTGTAEIEGLVLDKGMPTKLSKVVKSIRSYYFSEDTGLVGPRKRCKNMEHFDDASAEVSNSIEFEADAFSRMQKLRIFQLSYVRFTGFYSMFPKSLRLLCWSGFHMKTIPEDLPLESLVALEMKKSCLEKPWKGIKILRSLKILNFSHSHFLKRTPDFSGLPHLKTLILKDCIKLVKIHESIGCLDGLVYLNLRDCKNLRKLPGSFCKLKSLEKLNISGCSKLVTSAIELGKLESLTTLQADGMNFGNANSSRARWQTWSSKLRRSPDYNQFSFSSLSSSLVRLSLAKCNLTDDALSFGLNNLPSLCFLNLSENLIYNLPLSIKTLGMLQDLWLDGCPSLRSLPELPPSLVELKAVRCSSLETVTNLPNLMSNLFLDVMESENLSEISGIFKLKPIDNFEVEILNTLGLLLKLDNTADTVVEIFNRFTNTKRIYSIQQGLYEFGIFSTYFPGNEVPSWFNNKSEQSMLTLKVDSLPYINITGLIICVVYARSSPRKFRYFGDGHTFYIKVQNITKGLKWIYAPSFIGIPGENNRLTFLCHWKFGKYLQTGDQINVSLPCWSNTFKMKEFGVTLAYNKPELDQSSASTSEARVLAIQRIPISDYQSEESVMVGFMPSYQLAVHRYYLSHPDYFVIRDNADSVVRSILNDKLFEDDYVQTAGSGSSDEAGPEEVDDDDSIFDYDEDEDDEATLAELEKILQRSW; this is encoded by the exons ATGTATCCATCAGAAGTCAGGAAACAAAAAGGGTGTTTTGAACAATCTTTTTTAAtgtatgaagagagatataagTCTGGGACCGATAAGGTGAAGGAATGGAAGGCTGCTCTATCAGAAGTTGCTGATTTGGGAGGAATGGTATTACAGAATCAATCTGATGG GTGTGAGTCGAGGTTTATTCAAGAGATTGTGAAGGTGGTGGCAAGAAAACTAAATCGCGCAGTTTTAAGTGTTGCTGTCCACCCAGTTGGAATAGATTCTCGAGTTAGAGACATAAATCTCTGGTTGCAGGATGGATCAACAAGTGTTGATATTATGGCTATATATGGTATGGGGGGAATAGGTAAATCTACACTTGCGAAGACTGCTTACAATCTTAACGTTGACAAATTTGATGGCAGTAGCTTTCTTGCCGATGTGAATAAAACTTCAGAAAGACATAATGGTCTGGTAAGTCTACAAAGACAACTTCTTTCAAATGTTCTAGGGAAGAAGGTGGAAAAGATATACAATGTCGATGAAGGAGTCATCAAGATTCAAGAGGCCATCCGTTGCAGAAGAATTCTTCTTGTTCTCGATGATGTGGATGATAGAGATCAGTTAAATGCTGTTCTTGGGATGCGAGAATGGTTTTATCCTGGCAGTAAAATTATCATAACAACCAGAAATCAGCACCTGTTTAATGCTAGTGAGGTCTGCAGATGTAAGATGTATAAGGTCACGCCATTGAATGCTCAAGAATCGATTCGACTCTTCAGCTGGCATGCTTTTCTAAAAGAAAAATCTTCAGAAGATCATGAGGACCTTTCAGAAAATGTGATACTTCATTGTAAAGGGATTCCTTTAGCTCTCAAAGTTTTAGGTTCTTCTCTTTGTGACAGAAGTATAGAGGTGTGGGAGAGTGCATTGAGGAAGCTAAAGGAAATCCCTGACAATAAGATCCTGGAAAAACTCAGAATCAGCTACGATTTGCTGCCAGATGATGATGTACAGAATCTATTCCTCGATATCGTCTGTTTCCTTGTTGGGAAGGATAAAGACTATGCAGTTACTATACTCGATGGATGTGGTTTTTTCTCAGTAGTAGGAATTCAGATTCTTTCAGATAGATGTCTGATCGAAATCGACAAGGATAAGCTGAAAGTGCATTCATTGATTCAAGATATGGGAAGAGAAATTATCCGCCTAGAATCCCCTTGGGAGCCTCAGAAAAGAAGCAGAGTTTGGCGATACAGAGATTCCTTCGATATCTTGAGTGCAAAAACT GGAACTGCAGAAATTGAAGGCCTAGTTCTTGACAAGGGAATGCCCACAAAATTGTCCAAAGTAGTTAAGTCTATCAGATCATATTACTTCAGTGAAGATACTGGTCTGGTAGGTCCTAGAAAACGCTGTAAGAATATGGAGCATTTTGATGATGCCAGCGCAGAAGTTTCAAACAGTATAGAATTTGAAGCTGATGCATTTTCCAGAATGCAGAAGCTGAGGATATTCCAGCTTAGTTATGTAAGATTCACTGGATTCTATAGTATGTTTCCAAAAAGTCTAAGATTACTGTGTTGGTCTGGATTTCATATGAAGACCATTCCGGAGGATCTCCCTCTAGAGAGCCTGGTTGCCcttgaaatgaaaaaaagttGTTTGGAAAAACCTTGGAAgggaattaag ATTCTCAGATCATTAAAGATCCTCAACTTTAGTCATTCCCATTTCCTAAAAAGAACTCCTGATTTTTCTGGACTTCCCCATCTGAAAACTTTGATCCTGAAAGACTGCATTAAGTTGGTCAAGATTCATGAATCAATTGGATGCCTTGACGGACTCGTCTATCTGAACTTGAGAGACTGCAAGAATTTAAGGAAGCTCCCTGGAAGCTTTTGTAAGCTCAAATCTTTAGAAAAACTTAATATCTCTGGCTGTTCTAAACTAGTTACATCAGCAATAGAGTTAGGCAAGTTAGAATCTTTGACAACCCTACAGGCTGATGGAATGAATTTTGGTAATGCAAATTCATCGAGGGCCCGCTGGCAAACTTGGTCATCAAAGTTGAGAAGATCCCCAGATTATAACCAGTTTTCATTCTCTTCTTTATCAAGTTCGCTCGTTAGATTAAGTCTTGCTAAATGCAACTTAACAGATGACGCTTTATCCTTTGGCCTCAACAACCTCCCCTCGTTATGCTTCTTGAATCTAAGCGAAAACTTGATTTACAACCTGCCTCTGAGTATCAAAACTCTTGGTATGCTCCAAGACCTTTGGTTAGATGGATGTCCGAGCCTCCGTTCTCTGCCAGAGCTTCCTCCAAGCCTAGTTGAGCTGAAGGCAGTTAGATGCTCATCACTGGAAACAGTTACAAATCTACCAAACCTAATGTCAAATCTCTTTTTAGATGTCATGGAAAGTGAGAATTTAAGTGAGATTTCAGGAATTTTCAAGCTAAAGCCCATTGATAATTTTGAAGTGGAAATATTGAATACTCTAGGCCTGCTTCTCAAGCTGGATAACACAGCAGATACAGTGGTGGAAATATTTAATAGGTTCACTAACACAAAAaggatatattcaattcaacag GGACTCTATGAATTTGGCATCTTCAGTACTTATTTTCCAGGAAATGAGGTTCCAAGCTGGTTCAACAACAAAAGTGAACAGAGCATGTTGACCCTGAAAGTAGATTCACTTCCTTATATCAACATAACAGGCCTGATCATTTGTGTTGTCTATGCACGTTCTAGTCCTCGCAAATTTCGCTATTTTGGTGACGGGCATACATTTTATATCAAAGTCCAAAACATTACAAAGGGCCTTAAGTGGATTTATGCCCCATCATTCATTGGCATTCCAGGAGAGAACAACAGGTTGACATTTTTATGCCACTGGAAGTTTGGGAAGTATTTACAAACTGGTGATCAGATTAATGTTTCATTGCCTTGTTGGAGTAATACTTTTAAGATGAAAGAGTTTGGAGTTACCCTTGCATATAACAAGCCAGAATTAGACCAGTCCTCAGCATCTACTAGTGAAGCAAGAGTGCTTGCAATACAACGTATTCCAATTAGTGATTATCAATCCGAAGAAAGTGTCATGGTAGGCTTTATGCCTTCATATCAGTTGGCGGTTCATCGTTACTACCTTTCTCACCCTGACTACTTTGTGATCCGCGACAATGCAGATTCAGTTGTGAGGTCAATTTTGAATGACAAATTGTTTGAGGATGATTATGTGCAGACTGCAGGTTCAG GGTCTAGTGATGAAGCAGGACCAGAAGAagtagatgatgatgatagcaTCTTTGATTACGAtgaggatgaagatgatgagGCTACACTAGCAGAGTTAGAGAAGATATTGCAAAGATCTTGGTGA
- the LOC132062721 gene encoding putative germin-like protein 2-1, which yields MALALKFFVINIVIMALASSPSTASDPSPLQDFCVAVNDSKATVFVNGKICKDPKLVTADDFFRPGLNVPGNTSNQLGSVVTAVNVNNLPGLNTLGISLARVDFARRGLNPPHTHPRGTEVLVVLKGRLYVGFVLSNPGPNMKNKLLTKILNPGDVFVFPQGLIHFQLNVGKTNAIAFAGLSSQNPGVITIANAVFGSDPPINDVVLAKAFQVGKKTIDHLQEQFWWDNN from the exons ATGGCTTTGGCCCTGAAGTTCTTTGTTATAAATATTGTCATAATGGCTTTGGCATCTTCACCTAGCACTGCCTCCGATCCTAGTCCCTTGCAGGATTTTTGTGTTGCTGTTAATGACTCTAAAGCAACTG TTTTTGTCAATGGAAAAATTTGCAAGGATCCGAAACTTGTCACTGCTGATGACTTCTTCAGACCAGGCTTAAACGTTCCTGGAAATACGTCAAATCAACTTGGATCAGTTGTAACTGCTGTGAACGTGAACAATTTGCCTGGACTAAACACTCTTGGCATTTCTTTAGCTCGTGTTGATTTTGCACGACGTGGTCTTAATCCGCCTCATACACATCCTAGAGGAACTGAGGTTCTTGTTGTTCTTAAGGGAAGACTCTATGTTGGTTTCGTCCTTTCTAACCCTGGCCCaaatatgaagaacaagttACTCACCAAGATTTTGAATCCTGGCGATGTCTTCGTTTTTCCTCAGGGTCTTATCCATTTTCAACTTAATGTGGGAAAGACTAATGCTATTGCATTTGCTGGTCTCAGCAGCCAAAATCCAGGAGTTATCACTATTGCAAATGCAGTATTTGGCTCAGATCCGCCAATTAATGATGTTGTCCTTGCTAAAGCATTCCAAGTTGGCAAGAAAACAattgatcatcttcaagaacAGTTTTGGTGGGATAATAACTAA
- the LOC132064481 gene encoding uncharacterized protein LOC132064481 yields the protein MAIAPPSPFLGHLPFHLKGKSSFGQFTHNSVCFFKVKALFWGSRRSVKPAEKNLSLGEFSLSGADSQGDKGTCEKISISVVSSITEVSPEEWDSCSLDATGRQQFNPFLSHGFLSSLEESGSAVEGTGWIPQHIIAQDESNNILGVVPLYLKSHSYGEYVFDNSWANAYYSYGLSYYPKLQCSVPFTPVTGPRILVRNTPHRDQVFDILVSAMKDLAVKFNVSSLHITFPTANEWQKLEEKGFLQRIGMQYHWKNRNYKNFDEFLMDMKQSKRKNIRQERKKISAQNVTMKRLRGSEIKASHWDTFYKFYRNTTDNKWGTAYLTRDFFHRMGAKMGDNALLVVAEEGDELVAAALNLIGGDTLYGRLWGCLPGAYYANLHFEACYYQAIDAAIELNLSTVEAGAQGEHKIQRGYMPVTTYSCHYVLDEDFNRIIDDFLVRETAQVKLVMKLLQDSGPFKEDILN from the exons ATGGCCATTGCTCCTCCTTCACCATTTCTAGGCCATCTCCCTTTCCACCTCAAG GGGAAATCCTCGTTTGGGCAGTTTACCCACAATTCAGTTTGCTTTTTCAAAGTAAAGGCACTGTTTTGGGGCTCAAGAAGAAGTGTGAAGCCTGCTGAGAAGAACCTGTCACTTGGGGAATTCTCTTTATCAGGTGCAGACTCacag GGGGATAAAGGAACTTGTGAAAAGATATCCATTTCTGTGGTTTCCTCAATCACAGAGGTTTCACCAGAAGAGTGGGATTCGTGCAGTCTTGATGCCACTGGTCGTCAGCAGTTTAATCCCTTTCTCTCACACGGTTTTCTTTCGAGCTTAGAGGAGTCTGGCTCTGCCGTGGAG GGAACTGGCTGGATACCGCAGCACATCATTGCTCAAGATGAAAGTAATAATATTTTAGGTGTTGTTCCTCTCTATCTCAAAAG TCATTCTTATGGTGAATATGTGTTCGATAATTCTTGGGCAAATGCCTATTATAGTTATGGTTTGAGCTATTATCCAAAGCTGCAATGCTCAGTGCCTTTCACTCCAGTTACTGGCCCGAGGATCTTGGTCCGTAACACGCCACATAGAGATCAGGTCTTTGACATCTTGGTCTCTGCAATGAAAGATTTGGCAGTCAAG TTTAATGTTTCATCTCTACATATTACTTTTCCCACTGCAAATGAGTGGCAAAAGTTGGAGGAGAAAGGTTTTCTGCAAAGGATTGGAATGCAATATCATTGGAAAAATCGTAATTATAAAAA CTTTGATGAGTTTTTGATGGACATGAAGCAAAGTAAGAGGAAAAACATTCGTCAAGAACGcaagaag aTATCTGCTCAAAATGTGACCATGAAACGCTTAAGAGGATCTGAAATCAAG GCCAGCCATTGGGACACATTTTATAAGTTCTACAGAAATACAACCGATAACAA GTGGGGTACTGCTTATTTAACGAGAGATTTTTTTCATCGTATGGGTGCAAAGATGGGTGACAATGCACTGCTTGTTGTTGCGGAAGAAGGTGATGAGCTTGTAGCTGCAGCCCTTAATCTTATTGGAGGAGATACCTTGTATGGACGACTATGGGGATGTCTCCCAGGAGCCTACTATGCGAATTTGCACTTTGAAGCATGCTACTACCAG GCCATAGACGCGGCGATTGAACTTAATCTTAGCACAGTAGAGGCTGGTGCTCAGGGTGAACACAAAATTCAAAGGGGATATATGCCAGTGACTACTTACAGCTGTCACTATGTTCTAGATGAGGATTTTAATCGAATCATTGATGATTTCTTGGTACGAGAAACTGCCCAG GTTAAACTTGTTATGAAACTATTACAGGATTCTGGTCCCTTCAAGGAGGATATATTGAATTGA